One part of the Candidatus Borreliella tachyglossi genome encodes these proteins:
- a CDS encoding ComF family protein has translation MWNWVVLKSVFLPFCSCCSKKYVYSYALCKSCFESFNFDIRSKDDILYFFEYRDEYKKLVLSYKEDGQKSLGQFFAAEILKFLKNIDFDLAVSVPCSFKRRAFYGFDHMEYIGNLLGRNGINYANIFKRGLGRSQKLLSGGLRLRNLENQIKLKLRYKNIELKRIVLIDDIVTTGSSMTFCQDILIRHGAWNVIKLSILKV, from the coding sequence ATGTGGAATTGGGTTGTTTTAAAAAGTGTATTTCTTCCCTTTTGCTCTTGCTGTAGTAAAAAGTATGTTTATTCCTATGCTCTTTGCAAGAGTTGCTTTGAATCTTTTAATTTTGATATTAGATCAAAAGACGATATTTTATATTTTTTTGAATATAGAGATGAATATAAGAAATTGGTTTTATCTTATAAAGAAGACGGACAAAAATCACTTGGACAGTTTTTTGCGGCAGAGATTTTGAAATTTTTGAAGAATATTGATTTTGATCTGGCGGTCAGTGTTCCTTGTAGTTTCAAGAGAAGGGCTTTTTATGGTTTTGATCATATGGAATATATTGGAAATTTATTAGGTAGGAATGGGATAAATTATGCCAATATCTTTAAGCGAGGATTGGGCAGGAGTCAAAAGCTCTTGAGTGGAGGCTTAAGGCTTAGAAATTTAGAAAATCAAATTAAATTAAAATTAAGGTATAAAAATATTGAGCTTAAAAGAATTGTACTCATTGATGACATTGTTACAACAGGATCATCTATGACTTTTTGTCAAGATATTTTAATAAGACATGGAGCTTGGAATGTGATCAAACTATCAATATTGAAAGTATAA
- the rimP gene encoding ribosome maturation factor RimP: MSKAFDDNEVYNLIKNVTDQLGIEIVEINAFRKRDEGRIQIVLYGDDDFYVDKLCDLHKIILLGLESVLKYNFSLEISTPGINRKIKNDREFKIFEGKKIKLMLDNDFEEGLIFKAETDGFIFKTDSKEIRVLYSDVRKAKLS; the protein is encoded by the coding sequence TTGAGTAAGGCTTTTGATGATAATGAAGTTTACAATTTAATAAAGAATGTAACGGATCAGTTGGGAATTGAAATTGTAGAAATTAATGCTTTTAGGAAAAGAGATGAAGGTAGGATTCAGATAGTCCTTTATGGGGATGATGATTTTTACGTTGATAAGCTTTGTGATTTACATAAGATAATTTTGTTAGGCTTGGAATCTGTTCTTAAGTATAATTTTAGTTTGGAGATCTCTACGCCCGGAATCAATAGAAAGATTAAGAATGATAGAGAGTTTAAAATTTTTGAGGGTAAGAAGATTAAGCTAATGTTAGATAATGATTTTGAAGAAGGATTGATCTTTAAAGCAGAAACAGATGGTTTTATTTTTAAAACAGATAGTAAAGAGATAAGAGTTCTCTATAGTGATGTAAGGAAGGCTAAATTATCATAA
- the nusA gene encoding transcription termination factor NusA gives MIKGTGQMIFNIASERGMSVEAIRKTVKESIVIAYKKYFGTSENAFIKFDENTGDLTVYCKKRIVEEVKDDTLEILEGDTREFQIVEDGYAYIEIDPKVFDRLSIQVAKQRTKSDLQGIEDNELYLEFKNKLYKIIIGYVQQNRNGDLYVNLGSTDGVIPKKYQSPREVYGLNEKIRVLVQGVKKGKNGIEVILSRTHPKFIEELLTLEIPEIEEGVIKIHKIVRDPGYRTKIAVYSEKEEIDPVGPCIGQKGVRIQSIIKELEGEKIDIIPYSKDIKEFIRDALTPAKIDNVYIIDEDLHKALVVVSDEQLSLAIGKMGQNVRLANRLLDWAIDVKTNSQFAEMKVSGEFKKETFEMFDKIIQDTVQEDEFEEINKISELKVLGSDIVDRLIEVGLDEIDNFLEASEEKLLELGISYEKQGEIGKILKEGMVIISNDEESIERIKEEEELLCPECGTVINENMTFCPGCKIGLSFEFEEE, from the coding sequence ATGATAAAGGGTACTGGTCAAATGATTTTCAATATTGCTAGTGAGCGAGGAATGAGCGTGGAGGCTATTCGAAAGACAGTTAAGGAATCTATAGTAATAGCCTATAAGAAATATTTTGGAACGAGTGAGAATGCTTTCATTAAATTTGATGAGAATACTGGAGATTTGACGGTTTATTGTAAAAAAAGAATTGTAGAAGAAGTTAAAGATGACACACTTGAAATATTGGAAGGTGATACTAGAGAATTTCAGATAGTGGAGGATGGATACGCTTATATTGAGATTGATCCTAAGGTTTTTGATAGGCTGTCTATTCAAGTTGCGAAACAGAGAACTAAAAGTGATTTGCAAGGAATTGAAGATAATGAACTTTACTTAGAGTTTAAAAACAAGCTATATAAGATTATTATTGGATATGTTCAGCAGAATAGGAATGGAGATCTTTATGTTAATCTTGGTAGCACCGATGGTGTCATACCTAAGAAATATCAATCCCCAAGGGAAGTTTATGGCCTTAATGAAAAAATTAGGGTTCTTGTGCAGGGTGTGAAGAAGGGAAAGAATGGCATAGAAGTCATTTTATCAAGAACTCATCCTAAGTTTATTGAAGAACTTTTGACTCTTGAAATTCCTGAAATTGAAGAAGGTGTTATTAAGATTCATAAGATAGTCAGGGATCCAGGTTATAGGACTAAGATTGCTGTTTATTCTGAAAAGGAAGAGATTGATCCTGTGGGACCTTGCATTGGTCAGAAGGGTGTTAGAATTCAGTCAATAATTAAAGAACTTGAGGGCGAGAAAATAGACATCATTCCTTACTCTAAGGATATTAAAGAGTTTATTAGAGATGCTTTGACACCTGCAAAAATAGATAATGTCTATATTATTGATGAAGACTTGCATAAGGCTTTAGTAGTTGTTAGTGATGAGCAACTCTCACTTGCAATAGGTAAGATGGGGCAAAATGTTAGACTTGCAAATAGACTGCTTGATTGGGCAATTGATGTTAAGACTAATAGTCAGTTTGCGGAGATGAAAGTAAGTGGCGAATTTAAAAAAGAAACTTTTGAGATGTTTGACAAAATTATTCAAGACACTGTGCAAGAAGATGAATTTGAGGAGATAAATAAGATTAGTGAGCTTAAGGTTCTTGGGAGTGATATCGTTGATAGGTTAATTGAGGTAGGTCTTGATGAGATTGATAATTTTTTAGAGGCGAGTGAAGAAAAACTTCTTGAGCTTGGGATAAGCTATGAAAAGCAAGGTGAAATAGGTAAGATATTAAAGGAAGGCATGGTAATCATTTCCAATGATGAGGAATCTATTGAGAGAATTAAAGAAGAGGAAGAGTTGCTTTGCCCCGAATGTGGGACTGTTATTAATGAAAATATGACTTTTTGTCCAGGTTGTAAGATAGGACTCAGCTTTGAGTTTGAAGAGGAGTAG
- the infB gene encoding translation initiation factor IF-2 gives MSENSDDDRNEDEKRIKVVKLRKKVVKVVAHTDRNLNKFKNDFIDSSHYTQDSRGYPSGRNYSQGRDNRGVRPGGLDRDNVGRQQQDSRGYPSGRNYSQGSNGFQTFRRVIRAKVTPSVTPAPVDSDSKGLNRKLGEKKKQQQESQKSYKRKKEETETKTIEQKVFEQLQKKKKENLVNPIPKSIDIMGTITVAELARKMNLKSSDLIAKLMDLGVMATINEKIDSDTATILVDEYGSKVNVVSIYDETVIETEQEDESKRIEKPPVITIMGHVDHGKTRLLSVLQNVDINQTESGGITQHIGAYTINYNSHEITFLDTPGHEAFTMMRIRGAQVTDIVVLVVSAVDGVMPQTIEAISHAKEAKVPIIVAINKIDLPDSNPDRVKHQLSEYDLIPEDWGGHTIFVSISALKNIGIKELLDMIILQAEVMSLKANPAKRAIGRVLDAKIDLGRGIVCSVIIEDGTLSIGDSFVGGVYYGKVRALINERGVSVGSVGPAKAISVLGFSSIPQAGDPFQVTKTEKEAKLISSKRQDLKKYENAQNVKKITISNLYDSIKDGGLRELKIILKADVQGSVEALKHSLEKLTNNEIRVKVIHSSAGAITETDISFAAASDAVIIGFHVRPTVKAQLLADQEKVEIRKYNIIYDAINDIKSVLEGMLEPDVEQKFIGFAEVRAVISVPKVGVVAGCYVSQGLIKRDAITNIMREGFQIHSGKISSLKRFKDDVKEVAAQYECGIMIDNYSNIKEGDIIEAFEINKIKRRIGL, from the coding sequence TTGTCAGAAAATAGTGATGATGATCGAAACGAAGATGAAAAAAGAATTAAAGTTGTTAAGTTGCGCAAGAAAGTAGTTAAGGTCGTAGCTCATACTGATAGAAATTTAAATAAATTCAAAAATGATTTTATTGATTCCTCGCATTATACTCAGGATAGTAGGGGATATCCTTCTGGTAGAAATTATAGTCAGGGTAGAGATAATAGAGGTGTGAGACCTGGTGGTTTGGATAGGGATAATGTTGGAAGGCAGCAACAGGATAGTAGGGGATATCCTTCTGGTAGAAATTATAGTCAGGGTAGCAATGGCTTTCAGACATTTAGACGAGTGATCAGAGCTAAGGTTACCCCTAGTGTTACTCCGGCACCTGTTGATTCTGATAGTAAGGGTCTTAATAGAAAACTTGGAGAGAAAAAAAAACAACAACAAGAAAGTCAAAAAAGTTATAAGAGGAAAAAAGAGGAAACTGAAACTAAGACAATAGAACAAAAAGTTTTTGAACAGTTACAGAAGAAGAAGAAAGAGAATCTGGTGAATCCAATTCCTAAATCAATTGATATTATGGGAACTATTACTGTTGCCGAGCTTGCAAGGAAGATGAATTTAAAATCATCAGATTTAATTGCTAAATTAATGGATTTAGGCGTTATGGCAACTATTAATGAGAAAATTGACTCTGATACTGCTACTATTTTAGTTGATGAATATGGTTCTAAGGTTAATGTTGTGTCAATTTATGATGAAACAGTGATAGAGACAGAACAGGAAGATGAGAGTAAGAGGATTGAAAAACCACCCGTTATTACGATAATGGGGCATGTTGACCATGGTAAGACTAGACTTTTATCAGTGTTGCAAAATGTTGATATAAATCAAACAGAATCTGGGGGGATTACACAACATATTGGTGCTTATACTATTAATTACAATAGCCATGAAATAACATTTCTAGATACTCCAGGTCATGAGGCTTTTACAATGATGAGAATTCGAGGTGCTCAAGTTACAGATATTGTAGTGCTTGTTGTATCAGCTGTGGATGGTGTTATGCCACAGACTATCGAGGCTATTAGTCATGCTAAGGAAGCAAAAGTTCCAATTATTGTTGCAATCAATAAGATTGATTTGCCAGATTCGAATCCGGACAGAGTTAAACATCAGCTTTCAGAATATGACTTGATTCCTGAGGATTGGGGTGGGCATACAATTTTTGTTTCAATATCAGCTCTTAAAAACATTGGCATCAAGGAACTTCTTGATATGATTATTTTACAGGCTGAAGTAATGTCATTGAAAGCAAATCCAGCTAAAAGGGCCATTGGTAGAGTACTTGATGCTAAGATTGACTTGGGGCGAGGGATAGTTTGTTCTGTTATAATTGAGGATGGAACTCTTTCTATAGGAGATTCTTTTGTTGGGGGCGTATATTATGGTAAGGTTAGGGCATTAATTAATGAGCGAGGCGTATCTGTTGGGAGTGTTGGTCCTGCGAAAGCTATTAGTGTTTTGGGTTTCTCATCAATTCCTCAGGCTGGTGATCCATTTCAGGTAACAAAAACGGAAAAAGAAGCTAAATTAATTAGTTCTAAAAGACAAGACCTTAAGAAATATGAGAATGCTCAGAACGTTAAAAAAATTACTATATCAAATCTTTATGATTCAATTAAGGATGGCGGACTAAGGGAACTTAAGATAATTTTGAAAGCTGATGTACAAGGTTCTGTTGAGGCCTTAAAACATTCTCTTGAAAAATTAACCAATAATGAGATTAGAGTAAAGGTTATTCATTCGTCAGCAGGGGCAATAACGGAGACTGATATTAGTTTTGCAGCAGCAAGTGATGCGGTTATTATTGGTTTTCATGTAAGACCTACGGTAAAAGCACAATTGCTGGCTGATCAGGAAAAAGTTGAAATTAGAAAATATAATATAATCTATGATGCAATCAATGATATTAAATCAGTTCTTGAAGGAATGCTTGAGCCGGATGTTGAACAGAAATTTATTGGATTTGCTGAGGTTCGTGCTGTTATTAGCGTTCCTAAGGTTGGCGTAGTGGCTGGATGTTACGTTTCACAAGGATTAATCAAGAGGGATGCTATAACTAATATCATGAGAGAAGGATTTCAGATACATTCTGGCAAGATTTCTTCATTAAAGAGATTTAAAGATGATGTTAAGGAAGTTGCTGCGCAATATGAGTGTGGAATTATGATTGATAATTATTCTAATATTAAGGAAGGAGATATCATTGAAGCATTTGAAATTAATAAAATAAAGAGACGGATTGGCTTGTAA
- the rbfA gene encoding 30S ribosome-binding factor RbfA → MEKEIKRSKLESLLVQEIGNLIVTRVIKDPRVHEFLTVVRVEVSKDLINARVFIGSIKEGASLDNAIRALNNAKGFIQGEIVKRIKVRNTPKLNFLRDDTISKAFYVNKIIEDLSINKEQ, encoded by the coding sequence ATGGAAAAGGAAATAAAAAGATCAAAACTTGAGAGCTTGTTAGTTCAAGAGATTGGCAATTTAATAGTGACTAGGGTCATTAAAGATCCTAGAGTGCATGAGTTTTTAACTGTTGTGAGAGTTGAAGTTTCAAAAGATTTAATAAATGCTAGAGTGTTTATTGGATCTATTAAAGAAGGCGCATCCCTTGATAATGCTATTAGGGCATTAAATAATGCTAAAGGATTTATCCAAGGGGAAATTGTTAAGCGGATTAAGGTTAGGAATACTCCAAAATTAAATTTTTTAAGAGATGATACTATTTCTAAGGCATTTTATGTTAATAAAATAATTGAAGATTTAAGTATTAATAAAGAACAATAG
- the truB gene encoding tRNA pseudouridine(55) synthase TruB: MNGIILLNKRIGTTSYEALYPLKKYFSTSRVGHTGTLDKFASGLLIVLIGKYTRLSNYITSLDKEYIAEIEFGIETDTLDPNGRVINTTNYIPSLGELNLGIKSFIGEIEQVPPRFSSVHVKGNRAYKLALSGESFEIQARKINVYNIEILSYNVDFHILNLKINCSKGTYVRSLARDLACSLGSLAYVKNLERVKIGDFRLGNACFDCDLDKNSLISLESLNLFEVIYIDDNMIISIKNGAYVDVAINLDELKIFKSRNEEMLAVICGIGLSKYKYVIIF; this comes from the coding sequence ATGAATGGAATTATCTTATTAAATAAGAGAATTGGAACAACTTCTTATGAGGCTCTTTATCCTTTAAAGAAATATTTCTCAACAAGCCGTGTTGGGCATACAGGGACTCTTGATAAATTTGCAAGTGGGCTTTTGATTGTTCTTATTGGTAAATATACTAGGCTTTCAAATTATATTACATCTCTAGATAAGGAATATATAGCAGAGATTGAGTTTGGAATTGAGACTGATACCCTTGATCCTAATGGTAGAGTAATAAATACAACAAATTATATTCCAAGTTTAGGGGAATTAAATCTTGGCATTAAATCCTTTATAGGTGAGATTGAACAAGTTCCACCTAGGTTTTCCTCAGTTCATGTCAAAGGTAATAGAGCTTATAAGCTGGCTCTTAGTGGAGAGTCTTTTGAAATTCAGGCTAGAAAGATCAATGTGTATAATATTGAAATCTTAAGTTACAATGTTGATTTTCATATTTTGAATTTAAAAATAAATTGCTCTAAGGGAACGTATGTTAGAAGCTTAGCAAGAGACTTGGCATGTTCTTTAGGCTCATTGGCTTATGTTAAGAATCTTGAGAGGGTTAAGATTGGGGATTTTAGATTGGGTAATGCTTGTTTTGATTGTGATTTAGATAAAAATTCTTTGATAAGTTTAGAGTCTTTGAATCTTTTTGAGGTAATTTACATTGACGATAATATGATTATATCTATTAAGAATGGCGCTTATGTTGATGTTGCAATTAATTTGGATGAACTTAAGATTTTCAAATCTAGGAATGAAGAGATGTTAGCGGTAATTTGTGGCATTGGTTTAAGTAAATATAAGTATGTTATTATTTTTTGA
- the rpsO gene encoding 30S ribosomal protein S15 yields the protein MLSKEQKQKIVSEFGKDTNDTGSVEVQIALITGRIKYLTEYLRVNKKDHSSKRGLLKLVGQRRSLLRYYQRKNLEAYRTLIAKLGLRK from the coding sequence ATGCTTAGTAAGGAACAAAAGCAAAAAATAGTTTCAGAATTTGGCAAGGATACAAATGATACAGGTTCTGTTGAGGTTCAGATAGCGTTAATTACGGGTAGAATAAAGTATTTAACAGAATATTTAAGAGTAAATAAAAAAGATCACAGTTCAAAAAGAGGCTTGTTGAAGTTGGTTGGGCAGAGAAGAAGTCTGTTGAGATATTATCAGAGGAAAAATTTGGAAGCTTACAGAACCTTGATAGCTAAACTTGGGCTTAGGAAGTAA
- the pnp gene encoding polyribonucleotide nucleotidyltransferase, with translation MRKILKLKIGREDLILETGLLAKQANGAVLATYGGSTVLATVCCSDSVREGLDFVPLSVEYNEKYYAAGKIPGGFIKREGKPKDKEVLVSRLIDRPMRPLFDKRFGREIQVVPTTLSTDQMNPPDIVGMNAAFTAVFLSDIPFSGPIAAVRIAYLDDKFIVNPSFEEIQDSILDIVVAGSLDGITMVEGGAHEVREEILLDAIDEAYKYVQQICNVQKELVSIIDQREKLPLAYEARVFEFRDELKDLIYSELKEACFVKGKLNRNRAIKLLKTKAHEHFSSIGKLNDENEGLLYKAFDDFEQEIVRKSILEDNLRTDGRTSTQIRDIVGEIDLLRRTHGSALFTRGETQALAVTTLGTSIDEQIMDDIDGDKRLNFMLHYNFPPFSVGETGRLMTGRREIGHGHLAQRSLEAMLPRKDDFPYTIRVVSEVLESNGSSSMATVCSGSMSLMAAGVPVKEQVAGIAMGLISDGDRYVVLSDILGEEDHLGDMDFKVAGTRNGITGFQMDIKIANVTKQLMRDALEQARAGRMHILSIMDSVISSSRIDISSNAPKIIQLQIDIDKISLVIGATGKTVKAITDEFEVRVQIEQDGRITLFGADDLKMQKAKEKIESIVKEPKVGEIYEGIVKKVNSFGAFIELTPTKEGFLSTRAKPRDDRYGDSRNSRYGRGGRDGGRESGVRPPRLEEGQRVKVKVTGIDKFGKIELELVRD, from the coding sequence TTGAGAAAAATTTTGAAGTTGAAAATAGGGAGAGAAGATTTAATTTTGGAGACAGGGTTATTGGCCAAACAGGCAAATGGAGCAGTTCTTGCGACTTATGGTGGATCTACTGTTCTTGCTACGGTTTGTTGTTCAGACTCAGTCCGTGAAGGTTTAGATTTTGTGCCTCTCTCAGTTGAATATAATGAAAAGTACTATGCTGCTGGAAAAATTCCTGGGGGTTTTATTAAGAGAGAAGGTAAGCCAAAAGATAAGGAAGTACTTGTTTCTAGGTTGATAGATAGGCCCATGAGGCCTCTTTTTGATAAGAGATTTGGGAGAGAAATTCAAGTTGTTCCAACAACTTTATCTACGGATCAGATGAATCCTCCTGATATTGTTGGGATGAATGCTGCTTTTACAGCAGTTTTTTTATCAGATATTCCATTTAGTGGTCCAATTGCGGCTGTTAGGATAGCATATTTAGATGATAAATTTATAGTAAATCCTTCTTTTGAAGAGATTCAGGATTCTATCCTTGATATTGTTGTTGCAGGGAGTTTAGATGGAATTACTATGGTTGAGGGTGGCGCTCATGAGGTTAGGGAGGAGATATTACTTGATGCAATAGATGAAGCTTATAAGTACGTTCAACAAATTTGTAATGTTCAAAAAGAGCTTGTGTCTATTATAGACCAGAGAGAAAAATTACCTCTTGCTTATGAGGCGAGAGTATTTGAATTTAGGGATGAGCTTAAAGATTTAATTTACTCTGAGCTTAAGGAAGCTTGTTTTGTAAAGGGTAAGCTTAATAGAAATCGTGCTATAAAATTACTTAAGACGAAAGCTCATGAGCATTTTTCCTCTATTGGAAAGCTTAATGATGAGAATGAAGGACTCCTTTATAAGGCCTTTGATGATTTTGAACAAGAAATTGTTAGAAAATCAATTCTTGAAGATAATCTTAGGACTGATGGTCGTACTTCTACACAAATAAGAGATATTGTTGGTGAGATTGATCTTTTAAGGAGAACTCATGGTTCTGCTCTTTTTACAAGAGGTGAGACCCAGGCGTTGGCCGTAACTACTTTGGGAACAAGTATTGATGAGCAGATAATGGACGATATTGATGGGGATAAGCGTCTTAATTTTATGCTTCATTATAATTTTCCTCCATTTTCTGTGGGAGAAACGGGTAGGCTGATGACTGGAAGGCGCGAGATTGGACATGGGCATTTGGCTCAGAGATCCTTGGAGGCTATGTTGCCTAGGAAAGATGATTTCCCATATACTATTAGAGTGGTATCTGAGGTGTTGGAGTCAAATGGATCATCATCAATGGCTACAGTATGCTCTGGGAGTATGTCTTTGATGGCTGCGGGGGTCCCCGTTAAGGAGCAGGTTGCAGGTATAGCTATGGGGCTTATTAGTGATGGCGATAGATATGTTGTTTTAAGTGATATCCTTGGTGAGGAAGACCATTTGGGTGATATGGACTTTAAGGTTGCTGGGACTAGGAATGGAATCACTGGGTTTCAGATGGACATTAAGATTGCAAATGTTACAAAGCAGTTAATGAGAGATGCTCTTGAACAGGCGAGAGCCGGCAGGATGCATATTTTATCCATTATGGATTCTGTAATTTCCAGTTCAAGGATCGATATATCTTCTAATGCGCCCAAGATTATTCAATTACAAATTGATATTGATAAAATTTCTCTTGTCATTGGGGCTACCGGCAAGACAGTTAAAGCAATTACAGATGAATTTGAAGTTAGAGTGCAAATTGAGCAAGATGGAAGAATTACTCTTTTTGGTGCTGATGATTTAAAAATGCAAAAAGCAAAGGAGAAGATAGAGAGTATTGTTAAGGAACCCAAAGTTGGCGAAATTTATGAAGGGATTGTTAAAAAGGTTAACAGTTTTGGAGCTTTCATTGAGCTTACTCCTACTAAGGAAGGGTTTTTAAGTACTCGAGCAAAACCTAGAGATGATAGATATGGGGATAGTAGAAATTCTCGATATGGCAGAGGTGGTAGGGATGGCGGAAGAGAGTCAGGAGTGCGTCCTCCAAGATTAGAAGAAGGACAGAGAGTTAAGGTTAAGGTAACTGGTATAGATAAATTTGGTAAGATTGAGCTTGAACTCGTTAGGGATTAA
- a CDS encoding LptF/LptG family permease has protein sequence MKVLKNRYESYIIIEFCKYFLITFLFFFFVFFINQILFFMRILLQNYVPFLKAFIFVIYSLPMVIALSPPFAALISVVLTIHRFKLNNEILAFRSIGISIFDLLVPFLKLGVIIAFVSFISNDFLLPLGSIGRLKIFNEIKEEVPHLVLKPYSSKQYGDLIFVSGEKSDMGYKNVTFFDNTRLKGYDRIFMAKDLIIRKENYQVYFILNDVLSIALTDDESGFYDYFYADRMKYSIDQVTFSNNFLLSYVTPSQMSLRDVIKLVDNQEKLIDDLNIQNGLEEDFLNLNFATTYLNYLYDKSKILDEMSILENLNYMYNLQLNYTPYEDMTAKRNYALFSLELYQKISLPVSVLFFIFLAFGMGMYSNKKYSIILELVISILICVAYWVMFIGGKVYTVQNAPDPFLVAVLPNVLLIFAGVVLFLRLLKR, from the coding sequence ATGAAAGTATTAAAAAACAGATATGAATCTTATATAATTATTGAATTTTGTAAGTATTTTTTAATTACTTTTTTGTTTTTTTTCTTTGTATTTTTTATAAATCAAATACTTTTTTTTATGAGGATACTTCTTCAAAATTATGTTCCATTTTTGAAAGCTTTTATTTTTGTTATATATTCTCTTCCTATGGTAATTGCACTTTCTCCTCCTTTTGCAGCTTTAATCTCTGTGGTGTTGACTATTCATAGATTTAAACTTAATAATGAAATATTAGCTTTCAGGTCAATTGGGATATCTATTTTTGATTTATTAGTTCCATTTCTTAAATTAGGGGTAATTATTGCGTTTGTATCATTTATTTCAAATGATTTTCTGCTTCCTTTGGGTTCTATTGGTAGATTGAAGATTTTTAATGAAATAAAAGAAGAAGTGCCTCATTTAGTATTAAAACCTTATTCAAGCAAGCAGTATGGAGACTTGATATTTGTATCAGGAGAAAAGTCTGATATGGGATATAAAAATGTTACTTTTTTTGATAATACTAGGCTTAAGGGTTATGACAGAATATTTATGGCAAAAGATTTGATTATTAGGAAAGAAAATTATCAGGTATATTTCATTTTAAATGATGTTTTATCAATTGCCCTAACAGATGATGAGAGTGGATTTTATGATTATTTTTATGCTGATCGAATGAAGTATTCAATTGATCAGGTCACATTTAGTAATAATTTTTTGTTAAGTTATGTAACCCCATCACAGATGAGCTTAAGAGATGTTATAAAGCTTGTTGATAATCAAGAGAAATTAATTGACGATTTAAATATACAAAATGGTTTAGAGGAAGATTTTCTAAATTTAAATTTTGCAACTACTTATTTAAATTATTTATATGATAAGAGTAAAATTTTAGATGAGATGTCTATTCTTGAAAACTTGAATTATATGTATAATTTGCAGCTAAATTATACTCCTTATGAGGATATGACCGCTAAGAGGAATTATGCTCTTTTTTCTCTGGAACTTTATCAAAAAATTAGTCTGCCAGTGTCGGTTTTATTTTTTATTTTTTTGGCTTTTGGTATGGGTATGTATTCAAATAAAAAATATTCTATCATCCTTGAGCTTGTGATTTCAATACTTATTTGTGTTGCATATTGGGTAATGTTTATTGGAGGAAAAGTTTATACTGTCCAGAATGCGCCAGATCCTTTTCTTGTTGCTGTTTTGCCAAATGTGTTATTGATCTTTGCAGGGGTTGTGCTTTTCTTGAGACTTTTAAAAAGATGA